From the Gemmatimonadaceae bacterium genome, the window CGCGCGCTGTCGCGCAAGCAGTGTGCGCCTTCCAGTCACACACCACGTCGAACACGAGTACGATCTCGCAGCACGCCGCGTTATGCGCACTGTCGTCGCGCGATCAGTCGGACGCCGCGATCGAGACGATGGTCGGCGAGTTCCGCCGCCGGCGCGATGCCGCAACGGAGCTCCTGCATGCAGCGTGTGTGGATTTCGTCGATCCGAGTGGCGCGTTCTACCTGTTCATAAGAGTGCCGGCGCGCGAGAATGATCTCGAGCCTGGCAGCACGTTCGCGCGCGAGCTGCTCGACGCGCACGACGTCGCCGTTGTCCCGGGCGCGGCGTTCCGCGCACCGGAGTGGATACGCATGTCCTACGCGGCGCCGATGGAGGATGTGGTCGAAGGGGTGAAGAGAGTAGTGGACTTATTGGGCGGGAAATTGAAGTAAGGGTTCCGGCTCAAACTATCGGCGCCCGCCTCGAGAGAAGCTGCCCTCCGCTCTCAGTGCACATGTAGTCATCCTCGATTCGCACTCCCCACATTCCCGGCATGTAGATCCCAGGTTCGACTGAGA encodes:
- a CDS encoding aminotransferase class I/II-fold pyridoxal phosphate-dependent enzyme, whose amino-acid sequence is MSLDELRAILRLAASRGWWVVSDEIYREISYDSPAASLLDAARGDSALRERLVIVDGVAKAYAMTGWRIGWSIAPRAVAQAVCAFQSHTTSNTSTISQHAALCALSSRDQSDAAIETMVGEFRRRRDAATELLHAACVDFVDPSGAFYLFIRVPARENDLEPGSTFARELLDAHDVAVVPGAAFRAPEWIRMSYAAPMEDVVEGVKRVVDLLGGKLK